The Nostoc sp. 'Peltigera membranacea cyanobiont' N6 genome contains the following window.
AGCCATTTCTGTATTAATATATATAAATTTTTCATCATATTCACCAGCTAGTAAGAGTATATGAATTTTATTATCTCGTAGCTTTTCCCATAAAGAAGGTTGACATCCAGTCCCCATGAAGCGCAATGATTTATCTAATTCCTGCGGGTTATTCTGCAAGCGATTTTCTATCATGCGATCGTATTCTGGATGATTTTTTATATAACCAAAAATTGGTTGATTGTACCAATTTGACAAAAAAGCAGCAAAATCGGTTTGAATAATGCTTCTGCTGATTTTTCTAGCTATTTGAGCATCACGCCTAACTCGTTCTAATCGTTCTGCTCCTGTTGCTAAACCTGGGGAGGCTGATTCTAATGCAACTTTAATAAAACGTTCGGGGAAATATAAAGTTAAGTATAAAGCTAATCTTCCACCCATCGAATAACCAATTAAGTGGCATTTACCTATTTTTAATTCATCCAATAAATTGATTATTGCTTGAGCAATAGGTTCCATTTTATAGTATTCATCACCTCTTAAAACTTCGGTTTTACCATGTCCTGGTAAGTCAAGGATAAGATAAGAAAAATCTTCTGCTAAAAATTTTATAGCTTCATCAAATTCATTAATATTGCCCATGAAGCCATGTAAAAAAACAATTAGAGGTTTATTAGTATTTACATTTAAACAATAGTTTAATTTATACTTTTTTAAAGTCATCTTTGGAAAATATGTATAAAATCCAAATGCAAAAATATCCACATCCTAATCAACTTTCGAGGGGATATTTACCCCCTGACAACTACTTTGGAACTCCCAGACTCTCAGTTATGATTATGAAATACTTGTGTTAATTTTTGCATAAAAAACCCTTGCCTCAGTCAATACACCAAATATTGCATCTCTACAAAATGTATTGTCATACCAGTTAATTTTTTATTTTTCTCATTTCTAAGGTAAAAATCGATCTAAAGCAGCTTTTAACTGTTTAATTTCAACATCAATATTACCCTCTTGTGCGGCTCGACCAATACACTCAGTTAAATGTTCATCCAAAACAATTCGTGCTACCCTATCCAATGCACCCCGGACTGCGGCAATTTGTAGTAAAACATCAGGACAAGGACTATTTTGCTGCACCATTGCCTTAATGCCACGAACATGTCCTTCTATACGCGATAATCGATTGACAATTCGCCGTAAAGACTCTTCGCTATGGACATGAGGATGAGCCACCTCTCCAGTGCCATGAGTCCGATCTATATGGTCGTGGTCTGTGTCATCATGCTGGGAATGTTCTGCTTGCTGGGATGTTGGCAAGGATTCCTTGCCTAATCGGTTTGATCCATTCATGGGTTATCAAAAGACTCGTATTAGTAAGATCCTAGCCTAGAGGGTAATGGTTAATCGTTAATTAGTTTACGCCCATATTTGGCAACTGATGGAGTGATATAGATTGGGGTAGTTCATCTACTGACGATTGACTTTTTCTTGGGGAATAATTTCTGTTACTACCCTACCGCTAGAACTGCCACCTTTGACAACAATATTTTCTGTTTGCAGATTCCCAACGGCTGTTTCGCCCGTAAAATTTAACGGTGGGTCAACTTGCCGATAAACCACATTTCCTTGAGCCTCAACTAACTTATTATCTAAATACCAAGTTAATGTATTAGACCTCAAAGACTGGCGACGCTGACCAATGGCATTGACGTTACCTGTTAAATAAACCGTTTTTTGCGGTATTCTCATTTCACCTTTATTGGCGGTTACGGTAAGATTTTCGACACGCTGAAACATCCGCACAGGGGTATTTGTAATAACAGTTTCTGCGTTCATGTTCCAGGTCATAGAGTTACTAGCTATTTGCACCGGTGGGTCTAACAAATCTAATTGAGCATTCTGTTGAATAGTGGCAATTTTTGTTTTTAAGTTGACTTCGGCAGAATTTCCCTTACCGCGATCGCTAATCTTACCATTTTTGTAGCGGTCAATTTGGATGGGGCGATCGCCAATCAGTTTTTCTTGTTTAATATTCCAGATTAAATGCTCGGTTCTTACTTGTAATTGGGGATCGGCAGAATTTGCTACTACTCCTCCAGAAAATTCCATCCGCTGTTCGCGGGTTTTAACTCGTGCTTCTTGTGCTACAGCTTGTAGTTGTTTGTGAGTCCCATTAATCTGCTTGCGGACAATCAGCAAATCTTCTTTGGGTCGCCATTCTAATTCATTGCCTTGCAATACAACACCATTAGTAGGGTCTGTGGCAAATATCTTACCTTTAAGAAACAACTGCTTTCCATCTTGTTCAATATCTGCAACATCTGCCTTGATTTGGTAAACTACTTTACCATCTTGATATAGTTCACCATAAGGACTTTCAGCTTGACCAATTTGTTTTTCTTTGGTGTATTTTGCGGTTTTAGCCCTGACTTTCCAAATCGGTCGTCCCACTTCATCTGCTTGTTCTAGGGTGACATCAAAGAATGTCAAATTA
Protein-coding sequences here:
- the menH gene encoding 2-succinyl-6-hydroxy-2,4-cyclohexadiene-1-carboxylate synthase, with the protein product MTLKKYKLNYCLNVNTNKPLIVFLHGFMGNINEFDEAIKFLAEDFSYLILDLPGHGKTEVLRGDEYYKMEPIAQAIINLLDELKIGKCHLIGYSMGGRLALYLTLYFPERFIKVALESASPGLATGAERLERVRRDAQIARKISRSIIQTDFAAFLSNWYNQPIFGYIKNHPEYDRMIENRLQNNPQELDKSLRFMGTGCQPSLWEKLRDNKIHILLLAGEYDEKFIYINTEMAKIYEFAQLRIIRNAGHNIHFENTLAFVENIKSFLSAAS
- the lptC gene encoding LPS export ABC transporter periplasmic protein LptC — translated: MTYQFHKRGRQGERKIQNYFPTPSFLFLPLIFLLIFGLVSCGGKTPPASQENPAASSNQDSNLTFFDVTLEQADEVGRPIWKVRAKTAKYTKEKQIGQAESPYGELYQDGKVVYQIKADVADIEQDGKQLFLKGKIFATDPTNGVVLQGNELEWRPKEDLLIVRKQINGTHKQLQAVAQEARVKTREQRMEFSGGVVANSADPQLQVRTEHLIWNIKQEKLIGDRPIQIDRYKNGKISDRGKGNSAEVNLKTKIATIQQNAQLDLLDPPVQIASNSMTWNMNAETVITNTPVRMFQRVENLTVTANKGEMRIPQKTVYLTGNVNAIGQRRQSLRSNTLTWYLDNKLVEAQGNVVYRQVDPPLNFTGETAVGNLQTENIVVKGGSSSGRVVTEIIPQEKVNRQ
- a CDS encoding metal-sensing transcriptional repressor, with amino-acid sequence MNGSNRLGKESLPTSQQAEHSQHDDTDHDHIDRTHGTGEVAHPHVHSEESLRRIVNRLSRIEGHVRGIKAMVQQNSPCPDVLLQIAAVRGALDRVARIVLDEHLTECIGRAAQEGNIDVEIKQLKAALDRFLP